Proteins encoded together in one Portunus trituberculatus isolate SZX2019 chromosome 39, ASM1759143v1, whole genome shotgun sequence window:
- the LOC123515737 gene encoding uncharacterized protein LOC123515737 produces MDRLLRPERLDADPSSPTAAQEWKHWIQTFKNFVAAISQDEVDKLGLLTNFVSPRVYETISECDSYDDALSTLQALYVKPANEVFARHSLATHRQQPEETLDEYFRALMTLSKECNFKAVSETQHCEEYIRDSFISGLQSPMIRQRLLENKTLDLTTIFDQARALDSAQRNSESYSDVPSSRVISAALGDGSDDESEPSGVMAAASSKCYFCGLRRHPRTKCPAWEAMCHKCQKKGHFAKVCRSKGVNAAITPTNNATLATVTSAATPSVLRSAVVQISINDMEIDGLIDSGSSQSFVHPDIVKRHSLRVQQSKSAVTIASTSFSTQTFGFCTVDLKVNGRTYESVRLTVLPQLCSNVILGQDFQKLHDSVTLAYGGHLPPLVVCGLNVLNVDPPELFSNFRRIYIQQ; encoded by the coding sequence ATGGACCGTCTACTGAGACCAGAGAGGCTGGATGCTGACCCGAGTTCACCAACAGCAGCACAAGAATGGAAGCACTGGATACAGACTTTCAAGAATTTCGTGGCAGCTATATCACAAGACGAAGTGGATAAGCTTGGACTTCTTACAAACTTTGTGTCACCCAGAGTGTATGAAACTATTTCTGAGTGTGATTCATATGATGATGCCTTGAGTACGTTACAGGCTCTGTATGTCAAACCGGCAAATGAAGTGTTTGCTCGTCACTCCCTGGCAACGCACCGCCAGCAACCAGAAGAGACGCTGGACGAGTATTTCCGGGCCCTTATGACGCTGAGTAAAGAATGTAATTTTAAGGCTGTATCTGAAACTCAGCACTGTGAAGAATATATCAGGGATTCTTTTATTAGTGGCCTACAATCACCTATGATAAGACAACGGTTGTTAGAAAACAAGACTCTTGATCTGACTACGATATTCGATCAAGCGCGTGCCCTAGATTCTGCACAAAGAAACTCAGAGTCTTACAGTGATGTTCCTTCATCTCGTGTGATAAGTGCCGCTCttggtgatggcagtgatgaCGAATCAGAACCTTCTGGTGTGATGGCTGCTGCTAGTTCAAAATGTTATTTCTGTGGTCTCCGGCGCCATCCACGCACGAAGTGTCCCGCTTGGGAAGCTATGTGTCACAAGTGCCAGAAAAAGGGACATTTCGCTAAAGTGTGTCGGAGCAAAGGTGTTAATGCTGCTATAACTCCTACTAATAATGCGACACTGGCAACAGTAACCTCTGCTGCTACTCCTAGTGTACTGCGTAGTGCTGTAGTACAAATTTCCATCAATGATATGGAAATAGATGGTCTTATTGACAGTGGAAGTTCACAGAGCTTTGTTCACCCAGATATAGTAAAGCGGCACTCTTTAAGAGTACAGCAGTCTAAGAGTGCTGTGACTATAgcttctacttccttctcaaCTCAAACATTTGGCTTTTGCACCGTCGACCTTAAAGTGAATGGCCGGACCTACGAGAGTGTGCGTCTGACTGTGCTCCCACAACTTTGTTCTAATGTCATTCTAGGACAAGATTTTCAGAAACTACATGATAGTGTTACGTTGGCGTACGGTGGACACTTGCCCCCACTTGTAGTTTGTGGACTAAATGTGCTGAATGTAGATCCTCCGGAACTATTTTCTAACTTCCGGAGGATCTACATTCAGCAGTAA